AAAGTCTACATTCAACATGATGGCTGAGTAACGAATAGGAAACAGCGTAAGCAGAGAggataattttaattagaGTACTATTGCTGTGGTGGCGGCGATATAGATaccaatatatatatatatatatatacaccgATATATTGCATCTCATCCTATAGTTTGTTTGAGGTTGAACAGCTGGTAGGGACCCACCCCCGGATCATATGCTATAAAAGACCCATGGGGATCAGTGGGTATGGGGAAACTCTGCGGAACTCTTCGTCTACACCTACGGAGTACCTGTACAGTCGAATCAATGGATCGGACTGACCATGACTCATGTCCAGCAGCCAAATACTTATGCGAGCGGAGTACAGTGCCCAGTGAGAGTGGTCTGGGATTCTAATCCCGCGGAGCCCCTGGGACAGCGCCGATCGAGTCGACAGTCACAATGTGGTCCCAACCTCGGTTGCGAAATAAATTCCTGTCCAGCTGTATAGCCGATTAGCGGTTGGGGTCGAGGACATGCAATGGAAAGGCATTTGCTGTCATATACATAGACCCAGAGCATCCAAAGGGGTCATCCGCAACGTTCAGTCCGAAGTACGATAATCAGTTCAGACTGCACTACAAGACAGTATGGAATTGCCTGAGGTCAttatcatcggcgccggACCCTCTGGCATTGCTCTAGCACATACCCTGAAGCATAAGTTGGGGTTCAACGATTTTACGGTAGGCTGACCAAGAGGTAACAATTTGCACGGGGGTTTGCTTACGTCGAAATAGATCTACGACAAAATCGATGGCCCTGGAGGTACATGGAGGCAGAATACATATCCTGGAGTGTGGGTATCACCGACCGTTTTTCACTCGCTGCCGCTAACTTGGGGGTGATAGCGGATGCGATGTCCCAACTATCCTATACTCGTTTTCTTTCAACCAGAATCCAAACTGGTCCAAGGAGCTATGCGAAGGCCCTGAAATCCTAGAGTGTATGAAATCCCACCGTGCCCGAACCAGCTCGCCCCCGTACTGATAAGGCGTCCTGGCAGACATGGAAGCTACCGTGGACAAGTTTGACCTTCGCAAACACATGCACTTTGGCATTGAATGTATATCCGCCTCGTGGAACAAGGAAGGCTACTGGGACGTTCATCTCCGCGATACTCAGACTGGTGTCGAATATACACGATCTGCGACTGTCTTTATATCTGCCGTCGGGGGGATTTCGAAGCCGCGCGACACAAAATTCCAGGGCATGGAGAAGTTCACGGGCGAGATATTCCACACAGCCCGGTGGAATCACAAATACGACTATCGAGGGAAGCGCCTGGCCGTCATTGGGAACGGTTGCAGCGCCGCACAGGTCGTGCCTGCTGTTGCCCAGGACGCAGCCTTCGTGAAGCAGTATGCCCGCAGTGCCCAGTGGTACCATGAGCGGCCGAACCGGAACTTTACAGCATTTGAAAAGTGGTGTTTTCGAAATGTCCCTCTCTGGGAGAGGTATCTAAGATTGCGACTTTTCTTGATGAGCGACAGTCTGGTTGCGACATATATGCCAGGCCCAGCGGCTGAGAAGCTGCGCGCCAAAGCAGAACAGAAAGCGCGAGAGTACATCTATTCGATGGCGCCTCGCCAGTATCACGAGTTCCTGGTCCCTGATTTCCCCCTTGGGTGCAAGCGACGCATTTTCGATCCCAACTACCTCGAAAACCTCCATCGCAGCAATGTAGAAGTCGCCCCAGTCGGGATCGGTTCCATCGATGAAACAGGCATCACCAGTACTGACGGTAACCGGACTGAGTTCGATGCCATCGTCCTAGCAACGGGATATGACGTTCAGCAATTCCTTGTACCCATGGAGATATACGGCAGGCAGGGCAAGAGTCTGTCGGAGCAGTGGAAGGAGAGCCGCGGAGCGCAGGCCTACATGGGAACCTACGTGCATAACTTCCCCAACTTTGCTATGCTGTAAGCGTGTCTCACTCTGTCCTATTACCATGGAAAGCCACTCTGATATGATGCATCCTCGCAGTTTTGGCCCCAATACGTTCCCTGCCCACAATTCCGTCCTCTTCGCGTCAGAGGTCCAGGTAGAGTACCTGGCAAGAACCCTACTCGTACCGATTATCGACAGGCGCATATCATCACTTGATGTCAAAGCGACAGCAGAGAACCAGTGGGTAAATCGTGTGCACTCAGAGCTACGAGGGACCGTCTTCGAGTCCGGATGCTCGAACTGGTACATCAACAAGCACGGCAGAAACTCCGCCTCATGGCCAGGCTACGCCTCTACATACTGGAAAGAATCGCTCATGCCGCAGGTCGGAGTCTTCATTGAgtctccaaagtccaaactATGGGCTCTAAACACCGTTAAGAGGGTGATTCGCACTACGAACAAAGAGACCTACGCAGCGCTGGCCATCTTGCTTGCGGGGTTCATTTTGAAAAGAGAGTGGGTGTCAATGGGCCCTCTACGGGAATTGTATGCTGGATTCCTTCGGCTTGTGGCACACTAGTACCAATGTATATAGCTTGTATAGTCGTCATTCAAATTTCAATCATCCTGCCCTTGCTGAAAGACGGAAATCTCGCCCCTTCAGCACGATCCCAAGAATGCATCAGTCGCGTTACAAtgaaaaacaaaataaaataagacAGGTTATTGCCCATCAGGCGTGCACTTGGAATCCAATGCGGTGGATACCGGAGGTGATGGACATGGACTAAAGGAGTCCTGCGCACAAGGATCGCCACCGCGGGAAAGGAAACCCGCGGGCAGAACACGATTGACAAGTCAGCAATGAATGTTGAATTGATCCCGATGGtgaggggagaagagggaccGAGGGGCAGCCACTACTCCTAAGCTTATAAGGGGTGCTGTAACATTTGGTATGGCCTCATACAAGAGTCTCTACTTGCAAGACAACCTTTTGCCATAGACCAAGATGTCACCTACCATTAGATCGTCCACCATCAGGGGCAGTCGACAAGCGCTTTATGGCATAAGCTTGTATACCTCCCGCCCATCTGTTGGAACTATGTATCGCGCCCCAACACCCGACCTTGTGCCCAACAAACGTGGATTTAGCAGCGGTCTCGTAAATCGAGCTCCTCCACCAGTGCTGGCGACAGGAACCATAGCGGAAAAGCTTTCCCTCAATGGAAAGGTCACAGTCATTACGGGTATTTCCACGAGTTCCTATAGGTCTAGGTATATGACAAGAACAATGAACAGCTGACTTGGGCGCAAATCAGGGGGCGCAAGAGGAATCGGGCTCACTCTTGCTGAGACTGTAGCAGGCCTGGGAAGTGATGTGGTAATTCTTGACGTCCTGCAGCCCGAACGCGAATTGGCTGAGCTGGAAAACGCGTACAACACTCGGTTCAAATATTACAGGTAATTGGTCTTTCGTCACACCTGTGTTCGAATTCATCTCGCTGATCTACCAAAGAATGGACGTCACGTCGAAGCCTGGCATGGATGCAGCATTCGAGAACGTCGTCAGGGATGTCGGGCGCATAGACAACTGGTACCAAAAGCACTGTTGATTATATCAAATAGTGAAGTTTACCGTTGGTTAATCAGGGACATAGCATCACCTCGGCCGGAGTCGCTTTAGACAAACCGTTCCTCCAGCATACCTGGGAGGAATCCAGCAGAATACTTGATATCAATGTATGTTAGCACCAACTCCATTGGCTTTATCTTCAAACACTACTGTTAACATCCTATCCAGGTGCTGGGGTCCTTCTTTAGTGCCCAATTAGCGGCAAAACAGATGGCGAAACAAGGAAGCGGAGGATCCATTGTCATGGTTGCCTCTATCGCTGCCCACTGCGCCATTCCCGCTCAGCGAGTTTCAATCTACGGGGCCTCCAAAGGAGCTATAAGGCTTCTTGGAAAGACTCTGGCCGTAGAGATGGCCCCTTTTAACATCCGCGTCAACACGATATCGCCTGGATTCATTGCAACTTCCATGTCTAAGCAGTTCACCGAGATCCAGAGCGTATTTCAAACGACACCCCCCTTAGGTCGTATAGGCCGTCCGGACGATCTGGCTCTTGCTGTTGCATATCTTCTAAGTGATGGTGCGGGGTATACCACCGGAGCTGATATCGCTGTCACTGGGGGCTTGCATAGCGGGAGAATTGATGTTTAGTCTGCTAGAATAATTGGAAAAGTCTATGGACTGATGTACCTATGGACACTATTAGTACGGACAAGAGTAGCTTGTGGATATATCAACTCGCCAAAGTGCGAATCAGGTGTGGAATTTCAAACGGGTTCATATTGATCACAGGCCGGTACTATTTACTCGTACGTTCAGTGCCTGATCTCTAGGCTGTAGGCCGCTATTGAGGCTCGATGGCAGCTGCTTCCCTCTAGTCCCGAACTTGGCCTGCCAGGTACTGGGGATCGCTATAGAGAAACCCCAGAAGCCGATTACACTTATAGGCGGCTTGACCTTTtctgccggtgctggtggcaaTTATTCGATACTTGTAGGTACCACAACCATGGAGCTAGCTACAAGAGTTACATATCACCAACACCTCTCGTAGGCTGTGGCGGAGATGGTACGCCGGCTTCGAGCACATCTCAACAGCAGTCATAACAGCAAACacggcctcatcctcgacaacggGGGTGTTCTCACTCATGAGAACCCCATATACACCCGCACTCTGTGGACAAAGTATTCAGGGGAATAAGAAGAAAGGAAGTCAGGCGATGCCATTGATGATCCGACGCTCTATCGTTTAGAAGACCATCCATGCCCCTCGCCAAATATGAGACACTGCGCAATTGGCGCATGATATTCCAGCACTGATGAACCTTAAGGGCGCCCTTCCGGGTCTTGAATTTGTCGCAATCGCGAAGTCGGCGGTTGTATGCCAGTGCAAGGACTAACAGAGCTACCGCGGGCCCAGGGAGAAACCCAGCAATGTCCAGGCTATAAACCTCCTCGAAAAGATCGGTTACTTCAACGAGGTATTTGTCCAGCGTTTTGAGGTATTGTGACTTGAATTCCGAGTTAATGGAATCTGGAATGCCTCGAATATCTTCCCAGAGGGCGGCATACGAAGTGCCCAGGTGGAGGAGCTTCAGCCAAGCACGATGCAGATAGATGCTTCTCTCCCAAGGGGTTGGCGCCAATGATATTGGAAAGCTATGCTGGGCTGCAT
This is a stretch of genomic DNA from Aspergillus puulaauensis MK2 DNA, chromosome 8, nearly complete sequence. It encodes these proteins:
- a CDS encoding flavin-containing monooxygenase (COG:P;~EggNog:ENOG410PG8R;~InterPro:IPR036188;~PFAM:PF07992,PF13738,PF13450); translation: MELPEVIIIGAGPSGIALAHTLKHKLGFNDFTIYDKIDGPGGTWRQNTYPGVGCDVPTILYSFSFNQNPNWSKELCEGPEILEYMEATVDKFDLRKHMHFGIECISASWNKEGYWDVHLRDTQTGVEYTRSATVFISAVGGISKPRDTKFQGMEKFTGEIFHTARWNHKYDYRGKRLAVIGNGCSAAQVVPAVAQDAAFVKQYARSAQWYHERPNRNFTAFEKWCFRNVPLWERYLRLRLFLMSDSLVATYMPGPAAEKLRAKAEQKAREYIYSMAPRQYHEFLVPDFPLGCKRRIFDPNYLENLHRSNVEVAPVGIGSIDETGITSTDGNRTEFDAIVLATGYDVQQFLVPMEIYGRQGKSLSEQWKESRGAQAYMGTYVHNFPNFAMLFGPNTFPAHNSVLFASEVQVEYLARTLLVPIIDRRISSLDVKATAENQWVNRVHSELRGTVFESGCSNWYINKHGRNSASWPGYASTYWKESLMPQVGVFIESPKSKLWALNTVKRVIRTTNKETYAALAILLAGFILKREWVSMGPLRELYAGFLRLVAH
- a CDS encoding uncharacterized protein (COG:Q;~EggNog:ENOG410PUSE;~InterPro:IPR002347,IPR036291,IPR020904;~PFAM:PF00106,PF13561,PF08659;~go_function: GO:0016491 - oxidoreductase activity [Evidence IEA];~go_process: GO:0055114 - oxidation-reduction process [Evidence IEA]) produces the protein MSPTIRSSTIRGSRQALYGISLYTSRPSVGTMYRAPTPDLVPNKRGFSSGLVNRAPPPVLATGTIAEKLSLNGKVTVITGGARGIGLTLAETVAGLGSDVVILDVLQPERELAELENAYNTRFKYYRMDVTSKPGMDAAFENVVRDVGRIDNCITSAGVALDKPFLQHTWEESSRILDINVLGSFFSAQLAAKQMAKQGSGGSIVMVASIAAHCAIPAQRVSIYGASKGAIRLLGKTLAVEMAPFNIRVNTISPGFIATSMSKQFTEIQSVFQTTPPLGRIGRPDDLALAVAYLLSDGAGYTTGADIAVTGGLHSGRIDV